One window from the genome of Hydra vulgaris chromosome 02, alternate assembly HydraT2T_AEP encodes:
- the LOC136075901 gene encoding uncharacterized protein LOC136075901 translates to MWELNQRISGMLFVNSNMPAIKYGREMEQNAIDFRNIPFIGGSPDRIVTCLCCPPACLETDRLHLRRSSNIKDIVDEISASNDSEHAKSSRLCSTCFGFVVQGVAHICTESRAVNNLIEAAEQLGPKYLERVASGILKHKMEAENICRGQKFQLATQGSPLNIVVGTPDKKTDRIELKQVSFGTVMELVKSLELSKNQTKNFCSKYRSSMGTQTCIEANIFEKIEALHNRIDEFYTSKEVGFMDGEEAITRTLVHVKDTSKFIQHVITERGIDPHDSILRIATDSGQGFLKVTVNVFNPLEKTSSDSELDDAGVKRSFLIAIVEGVSEANDNLWKLIEPLNLNDVKFYVAFDLKCANSVFGISSHAGKYRCLYCEGSCTLEPGIKRTLRSLDDHYNNFTLDGKKKSKMSHFKNVTNPRLLYKEEDPETLLEELVPVPELHVLMGIVNKLAVLLVSVWPLLEKWLQSNYIMFRGYQGIGLDGNNASKFLKLVDILERNIINNGKYDLLPIVNCVRKFKCLQAEAFGMVAGDNISTAVLEFKKSYADLIEYVHATFEGIKLSVTWKVHIAVCHILPFLHSTDCGLGVYCEQTGEAIHHEFKKTWNRYKRRVNHIDYAKRLKSSVVEFASKNIK, encoded by the exons ATGTGGGAGTTAAACCAACGTATATCTGGCATGTTATTTGTTAATTCAAACATGCCTGCAATAAAGTATGGCAGGGAAATGGAACAGAATGCT ATAGATTTTAGAAATATTCCGTTTATTGGCGGTAGTCCTGATCGTATTGTTACTTGTTTGTGTTGTCCACCTGCATGTCTTGAA aCTGATAGATTGCATCTTAGAAGATCATCAAATATCAAAGACATTGTTGATGAAATCAGTGCTTCTAATGATTCTGAACATGCAAAGTCTTCCAGACTATGTTCAACATGCTTTGGCTTTGTAG tgcAAGGAGTGGCTCATATCTGTACAGAGAGCAGAGCTGTGAACAATCTCATTGAAGCGGCAGAACAGCTTGGACCTAAATATTTAGAACGGGTAGCCTCAG GTATACTTAAGCACAAGATGGAAGCTGAAAATATTTGTAGAGGACAGAAGTTTCAGTTGGCTACTCAAGGGTCTCCTTTGAACATTGTGGTTGGAACTCCTGACAAAAAAACTGACCGAATTGAGCTGAAACAGGTGTCCTTTGGTACTGTTATGGAGTTGGTTAAATCTCTTgagctttcaaaaaatcaaacaaagaatttttgttcCAAATATAGATCTAGTATGGGAACTCAAACCTGTATTGAAGCGAAcatctttgaaaaaattgaagctCTCCATAACCGTATAGATGAATTTTACACTTCTAAAGAAGTAGGTTTTATGGATGGAGAAGAAGCCATTACTAGAACATTGGTTCATGTAAAAGATACATCTAAATTTATACAGCACGTCATTACAGAAAGAGGAATAGATCCACATGACTCCATATTGAGAATAGCTACGGATTCAGGTCAGGGATTCCTTAAAGTTACTGTAAATGTGTTTAATCCCCTGGAAAAAACTTCTTCAGATTCAGAGCTAGATGATGCTGGAGTAAAAAGATCCTTTCTTATAGCAATTGTTGAGGGGGTTTCTGAAGCTAACGATAATCTTTGGAAGCTTATTGAGCCCCTGAATTTAAACGATGTAAAGTTTTACGTTGCATTTGATCTAAAATGTGCAAATTCAGTGTTTGGAATTAGTAGTCATGCTGGGAAATACAGATGTTTATATTGTGAGGGATCCTGCACTCTTGAGCCTGGAATTAAACGAACACTTAGGTCATTGGATGATCATTATAACAACTTTACCCTTGACGGAAAGAAGAAGTCAAAAATGTcacactttaaaaatgttacaaatcCAAGACTTTTGTACAAAGAAGAAGATCCTGAAACTCTTCTCGAAGAGTTGGTTCCTGTTCCTGAGCTCCATGTTCTAATGGGAATAGTAAATAAACTTGCAGTACTTCTAGTTAGTGTATGGCCTTTGCTTGAGAAGTGGTTACAATCAAACTACATCATGTTTCGAGGATACCAAGGCATAGGGCTTGACGGAAACAATGCAAGCAAGTTCCTGAAGTTGGTGGATATACTTGaaagaaatattataaacaatggAAAATATGACTTACTACCAATAGTAAACTGTGTTAGAAAGTTTAAATGCCTTCAAGCAGAAGCATTTGGTATGGTAGCAGGGGATAACATCAGCACTGCTGTTCTGGAGTTTAAAAAGTCCTATGCAGATTTGATTGAATACGTGCATGCCACATTTGAGGGTATCAAGCTCAGTGTTACATGGAAAGTTCACATAGCAGTATGTCATATACTTCCTTTTCTTCATTCTACTGACTGCGGCCTAGGAGTTTACTGTGAGCAAACAGGAGAAGCTATTCATcatgaattcaaaaaaacatggaaTAGATACAAACGAAGAGTTAACCATATAGATTATGCAAAACGACTAAAATCCAGTGTTGTCGAGTTTGcatcaaaaaacattaaataa